A genomic region of Clavibacter michiganensis subsp. insidiosus contains the following coding sequences:
- the prpB gene encoding methylisocitrate lyase translates to MLHSNLTSAAKRRAFRERLASGELLRMPGAFNPLSARLIQDKGMDGVYISGAVLSADLGLPDIGLTTLTEVAGRSQQIARVTDLPCLVDADTGFGEPMNVARTVQMLEDAGVAGLHIEDQVNPKRCGHLDGKQVVDESTALKRIRAAVDARRDPDLLVMARTDVRGVDGMAAAVDRARALVDAGADAIFPEAMADLAEFEAMRAAVDVPILANMTEFGKSELFTTQQLADVGVNIVIYPVSLLRLAMGAAERGLDAILEEGTLASKVPEMQTRARLYELLDYAGYSAFDEDVFTFTLEGNRGGA, encoded by the coding sequence GTGCTGCACTCGAACCTCACCTCCGCCGCCAAGCGCCGCGCGTTCCGCGAGCGGCTCGCGTCGGGTGAGCTGCTCCGGATGCCCGGCGCGTTCAACCCCCTCTCGGCCCGCCTCATCCAGGACAAGGGCATGGACGGCGTCTACATCTCGGGCGCCGTCCTGTCGGCGGACCTCGGGCTCCCCGACATCGGCCTCACCACGCTCACCGAGGTGGCTGGGCGCTCGCAGCAGATCGCGCGGGTCACCGACCTGCCCTGCCTCGTGGACGCGGACACGGGCTTCGGCGAGCCGATGAACGTCGCGCGTACCGTGCAGATGCTCGAGGACGCGGGCGTCGCGGGCCTCCACATCGAGGACCAGGTGAACCCCAAGCGCTGCGGCCACCTCGACGGCAAGCAGGTGGTGGACGAGTCGACGGCGCTGAAGCGGATCCGCGCGGCCGTCGACGCCCGCCGCGATCCCGACCTGCTGGTCATGGCCCGCACCGACGTGCGCGGCGTCGACGGGATGGCGGCTGCGGTCGACCGGGCTCGTGCGCTCGTGGATGCGGGCGCCGACGCGATCTTCCCCGAGGCGATGGCGGACCTCGCCGAGTTCGAGGCGATGCGCGCCGCGGTGGACGTGCCGATCCTCGCCAACATGACCGAGTTCGGGAAGAGCGAGCTGTTCACGACGCAGCAGCTCGCGGACGTGGGCGTGAACATCGTGATCTACCCGGTGTCGCTGCTGCGCCTCGCGATGGGCGCCGCCGAGCGCGGCCTCGACGCGATCCTCGAGGAGGGCACGCTCGCCTCGAAGGTGCCGGAGATGCAGACCCGCGCCCGCCTCTACGAGCTCCTCGACTACGCGGGCTACAGCGCGTTCGACGAGGACGTCTTCACCTTCACGCTGGAGGGGAACCGCGGCGGGGCGTGA
- a CDS encoding MmgE/PrpD family protein, with the protein MQIHRVRVHRSDEALPPGEQLAGRIAAVAADPVEVDADVTGMIVNRIIDNAAVATASLTRAPVVAARAQALAHGPSTGGAGATVVGADPATRVSAEWAAWANGVAVRELDYHDTFLAAEYSHPGDNIPPILAAAQHAAAAGRPDGRAITGADVIRGIATGYEIQVDLVKAISLHAHKIDHVAHLGPSAAAGIGTLLGLDQETVFQAVGQALHTTTATRQSRKGAISTWKAHAPAFAGKMAVEAIDRAMRGQTSPTPIYEGEDGVIAWLLDGPDAGYDVPLPAPGEAKRAILDTYTKEHSAEYQAQAWIDLARRLHDTHPVLADADAIDRVLIHSSHHTHVVIGSGANDPQKYDPRASRETLDHSIPYIFTVALQDGAWHHVDSYAPGRAGRPDTVDLWRRVTTTEDPEWTRRYHSMDPAEKAFGGRVEIRLTDGSTIVDEIAVADAHPLGARPFARADYVGKLRTLADGVLEEAEVDRFLQLVERLPELAADELAGLTVTARPGLLDGAGSPKGLL; encoded by the coding sequence ATGCAGATCCACCGCGTCCGCGTCCACCGCAGCGACGAGGCCCTGCCTCCCGGGGAGCAGCTGGCGGGGCGCATCGCCGCCGTCGCCGCCGACCCGGTCGAGGTCGACGCCGACGTCACCGGGATGATCGTCAACCGCATCATCGACAACGCCGCCGTCGCGACCGCCTCGCTCACCCGCGCGCCCGTCGTCGCGGCGCGTGCGCAGGCCCTCGCGCACGGGCCGTCCACGGGCGGTGCGGGCGCGACCGTCGTGGGCGCGGATCCCGCCACCCGGGTGAGCGCCGAGTGGGCCGCCTGGGCGAACGGCGTGGCCGTGCGCGAGCTCGACTATCACGACACGTTCCTCGCCGCCGAGTACTCGCACCCGGGCGACAACATCCCGCCGATCCTCGCCGCCGCGCAGCACGCCGCCGCGGCCGGCCGCCCCGACGGCCGCGCGATCACGGGCGCCGACGTGATCCGCGGCATCGCGACCGGCTACGAGATCCAGGTCGACCTGGTGAAGGCCATCAGCCTGCACGCGCACAAGATCGACCACGTCGCGCACCTCGGCCCGTCGGCCGCCGCCGGCATCGGCACGCTCCTGGGGCTGGATCAGGAGACCGTGTTCCAGGCCGTCGGCCAGGCGCTGCACACCACGACCGCCACGCGGCAGTCGCGCAAGGGCGCCATCAGCACGTGGAAGGCGCACGCGCCCGCGTTCGCCGGGAAGATGGCCGTCGAGGCGATCGACCGGGCGATGCGCGGCCAGACCAGCCCGACCCCCATCTACGAGGGCGAGGACGGCGTGATCGCCTGGCTGCTCGACGGCCCCGACGCCGGCTACGACGTGCCGCTGCCCGCGCCGGGCGAGGCCAAGCGGGCGATCCTCGACACGTACACGAAGGAGCACTCGGCCGAGTACCAGGCGCAGGCGTGGATCGACCTCGCGCGCCGCCTGCACGACACCCACCCCGTGCTCGCCGACGCGGACGCGATCGACCGCGTCCTCATCCACTCGTCGCACCACACGCACGTCGTCATCGGATCCGGCGCCAACGACCCGCAGAAGTACGACCCGCGCGCCAGCCGCGAGACGCTCGACCACTCGATCCCGTACATCTTCACCGTCGCGCTGCAGGACGGCGCCTGGCACCACGTCGACTCGTACGCGCCCGGGCGCGCCGGCCGCCCCGACACGGTAGACCTCTGGCGCCGCGTCACCACGACCGAGGACCCGGAGTGGACCCGCCGGTACCACTCCATGGATCCGGCCGAGAAGGCGTTCGGCGGACGGGTGGAGATCCGCCTGACGGACGGCTCGACCATCGTCGACGAGATCGCCGTCGCCGACGCGCACCCGCTCGGCGCCCGGCCGTTCGCGCGCGCCGACTACGTGGGCAAGCTCCGCACGCTCGCCGACGGCGTGCTCGAGGAGGCCGAGGTCGACCGCTTCCTCCAGCTCGTCGAGCGCCTGCCCGAGCTCGCCGCCGACGAGCTCGCCGGCCTCACCGTCACCGCACGACCCGGCCTCCTCGACGGCGCCGGCTCCCCGAAGGGACTCCTCTAG
- a CDS encoding GNAT family N-acetyltransferase → MLTVAPESPRQDDVLPLLRQADDFALALYPAENYHALDVGDLERPGVTFLVARDDGRALGTAAVVDEGDGSAELKRVFVTDAARGLGVGRALLVAAEDRARALGAHVMRLETGLPQTAAIAMYERGGYRHVPRFGEYAEDPTSVCMERDLRQDPGPLPRWILRPALPDDATWMAELRAVVLRPDLERLGRWDPVRVRRRFLDGWAPERTSVIRVGGRDVGLIARRDEPDARWIEHFYLDPALQGQGIGGEVLRDLMSRHDDGRPFRLDVLQGSVARRLYERAGFRVEREDAVDVWLVALVALRTRPAASASP, encoded by the coding sequence GTGCTCACCGTCGCCCCGGAGTCCCCGCGCCAGGATGACGTGCTGCCGCTGCTGCGGCAGGCCGACGACTTCGCGCTCGCCCTCTACCCGGCGGAGAACTACCACGCGCTCGACGTCGGCGACCTCGAGCGGCCCGGCGTCACCTTCCTCGTGGCGCGCGACGACGGCCGCGCTCTCGGCACCGCGGCCGTCGTCGACGAGGGCGACGGATCCGCGGAGCTGAAGCGCGTGTTCGTCACGGACGCGGCGCGCGGCCTCGGCGTCGGGCGCGCGCTCCTGGTCGCCGCCGAGGACCGGGCCCGGGCGCTCGGCGCGCACGTCATGCGGCTCGAGACCGGCCTGCCGCAGACCGCCGCCATCGCGATGTACGAGCGCGGCGGCTACCGGCACGTGCCGCGCTTCGGGGAGTACGCCGAGGATCCGACGAGCGTCTGCATGGAGCGCGACCTGCGCCAGGATCCCGGACCGCTCCCCCGCTGGATCCTCCGCCCGGCGCTCCCCGACGACGCGACGTGGATGGCCGAGCTCCGCGCCGTCGTCCTCCGGCCCGACCTCGAGCGGCTCGGCCGGTGGGATCCGGTGCGGGTCCGCCGCCGCTTCCTCGACGGCTGGGCACCCGAGCGCACCTCGGTGATCCGCGTCGGCGGCCGCGACGTCGGCCTCATCGCCCGCCGCGACGAGCCCGACGCGCGCTGGATCGAGCACTTCTACCTGGATCCCGCGCTGCAGGGCCAGGGCATCGGCGGCGAGGTGCTCCGCGATCTCATGTCCCGGCACGACGACGGGCGCCCGTTCCGCCTCGACGTGCTCCAGGGCAGCGTGGCGCGGCGGCTCTACGAGCGGGCCGGCTTCCGGGTCGAGCGGGAGGACGCGGTGGACGTGTGGCTCGTGGCGCTCGTGGCGCTCCGCACCCGACCCGCGGCCTCCGCCTCGCCGTAA
- a CDS encoding 3' terminal RNA ribose 2'-O-methyltransferase Hen1, with the protein MLITLTSTAPSASDLSHLLRKHPAKAQSFDLAVGTAHVVYPEATDDRCTVALLLEVDPIALVRDRRFRSAGAGSITHYVNDRPYASSSMLAVALGQVFRTAMGGRSDTFPELAASALPLTVTVAALPARGGADLVRDLFAPLGWRVDATPVPLDPAFPAWGDSRYVDLVLTGEVRLADALRHLYVLLPVLDDGKHYWVSEDEVGKLLRAGEGWLTEHPARDLITRRYLAHQRDLVGEADDRLDAGSDAPADAPADPAAPAPRTPSLARLRAETVHAVLTEVGARTVADVGCGSGALLAHLVADPAFTRIIGTDVSTSDLEAAARRLGLRDASDRARERIQLLPSSVTYEDPRIAGLDAIVLMEVIEHVDPDRHAALEASVFGSASPAAVVVTTPNAEHNALYPGLAAGALRHPDHRFEWTRAEFAAWAERVADRFGYRVEIRPVGDADPVHGSPTQLALFRKATR; encoded by the coding sequence GTGCTCATCACCCTCACCTCGACCGCGCCGTCGGCGTCCGACCTCAGCCACCTCCTCCGCAAGCACCCGGCGAAGGCGCAGTCCTTCGACCTCGCCGTCGGCACCGCGCATGTCGTCTACCCCGAGGCGACCGACGACCGGTGCACGGTCGCGCTGCTGCTGGAGGTGGATCCGATCGCGCTCGTCCGCGACAGGCGGTTCCGCAGCGCGGGCGCCGGGAGCATCACCCACTACGTGAACGACCGGCCGTACGCGTCGTCGTCGATGCTCGCGGTGGCCCTCGGCCAGGTCTTCCGCACCGCCATGGGCGGACGCAGCGACACCTTCCCCGAGCTCGCGGCGAGCGCCCTCCCGCTGACGGTCACCGTCGCGGCGCTCCCCGCGCGCGGCGGCGCCGACCTCGTGCGCGACCTGTTCGCGCCGCTCGGCTGGCGGGTGGACGCGACGCCCGTGCCGCTGGATCCCGCGTTCCCCGCCTGGGGCGACTCCCGGTACGTCGACCTCGTGCTCACCGGCGAGGTCCGCCTGGCCGATGCCCTGCGCCACCTCTACGTGCTGCTGCCCGTGCTCGACGACGGCAAGCACTACTGGGTGTCGGAGGACGAGGTGGGCAAGCTCCTCCGCGCCGGCGAGGGGTGGCTCACCGAGCACCCCGCGCGAGACCTCATCACCCGCCGGTACCTGGCGCACCAGCGCGACCTCGTGGGCGAGGCGGACGACCGGCTCGACGCGGGGTCCGATGCGCCCGCGGACGCCCCCGCGGATCCCGCCGCTCCCGCGCCGCGCACCCCCTCGCTCGCCCGCCTGCGCGCCGAGACGGTGCACGCGGTGCTCACGGAGGTCGGCGCGCGCACGGTGGCCGACGTCGGCTGCGGATCCGGGGCGCTGCTCGCGCACCTGGTGGCGGACCCGGCGTTCACGCGCATCATCGGCACCGACGTCTCCACCTCCGACCTGGAGGCCGCCGCCCGTCGCCTCGGCCTGCGCGACGCGAGCGACCGGGCGCGCGAGCGGATCCAGCTCCTCCCGTCGTCCGTGACCTACGAGGACCCGCGCATCGCGGGCCTCGACGCGATCGTGCTGATGGAGGTGATCGAGCACGTCGACCCCGACCGGCACGCGGCGCTCGAGGCCAGCGTGTTCGGATCCGCGTCGCCCGCCGCCGTCGTCGTCACGACCCCGAACGCCGAGCACAACGCGCTCTACCCGGGGCTCGCGGCCGGCGCCCTCCGCCACCCCGACCACCGCTTCGAGTGGACCCGGGCGGAGTTCGCCGCGTGGGCGGAGCGCGTGGCCGACCGCTTCGGCTACCGCGTCGAGATCCGGCCCGTCGGCGACGCGGATCCCGTCCACGGCTCCCCCACCCAGCTCGCGCTCTTCCGGAAGGCCACGCGATGA
- a CDS encoding aldo/keto reductase, whose protein sequence is MEHTRLGTTGLRVSRLALGCMTYGDPARGMHSWTMDEEASAPFFRQAVELGITFWDTANVYQQGTSEEYVGRAIRRFSRREDIVLATKVSGRMHDGPGGSGLSRAAILEQVDASLRRLGTDHIDLYYVHRFDPDTPVEETTQALDDVVRAGKVRYLGASSMHAWQFAKLQRAAAVNGWTGFAAMQDQYNLLKREEEREMIPLCADTGVGLAPYSPNGKGRLTRPRGATTARSATDEVARAFDTDADGPVIDAVEQVASEREVPMARVALAWVLRNPTVAAPVIGATKPHHLTDAVAALDLQLTDDEVARLESPYVTQPPFWW, encoded by the coding sequence ATGGAGCACACCCGACTCGGCACCACCGGCCTCCGGGTCAGCCGCCTCGCCCTCGGCTGCATGACGTACGGCGATCCCGCCCGGGGCATGCACTCCTGGACCATGGACGAGGAGGCGTCGGCGCCCTTCTTCCGCCAGGCGGTCGAGCTCGGCATCACGTTCTGGGACACCGCCAACGTGTACCAGCAGGGCACGAGCGAGGAGTACGTGGGCCGGGCCATCCGCCGCTTCTCCCGGCGCGAGGACATCGTGCTCGCGACCAAGGTCTCCGGGCGGATGCACGACGGCCCCGGCGGATCCGGCCTGTCGCGGGCGGCGATCCTCGAGCAGGTCGACGCCTCGCTCCGTCGCCTCGGCACGGATCACATCGACCTCTACTACGTGCACCGCTTCGACCCGGACACCCCGGTCGAGGAGACGACGCAGGCGCTCGACGACGTCGTGCGCGCCGGCAAGGTCCGCTACCTCGGCGCCTCGTCCATGCACGCGTGGCAGTTCGCGAAGCTGCAGCGCGCCGCGGCGGTGAACGGGTGGACGGGGTTCGCCGCCATGCAGGACCAGTACAACCTCCTCAAGCGCGAGGAGGAGCGCGAGATGATCCCGCTCTGCGCCGACACGGGCGTGGGCCTCGCTCCCTACTCCCCCAACGGCAAGGGCCGGCTGACCCGGCCGCGCGGCGCCACGACCGCGCGATCGGCGACCGACGAGGTCGCCCGGGCGTTCGACACCGACGCCGACGGCCCCGTGATCGACGCGGTCGAGCAGGTCGCCTCCGAGCGCGAGGTGCCCATGGCCCGCGTCGCGCTCGCGTGGGTGCTGCGGAACCCGACGGTCGCGGCGCCGGTGATCGGGGCGACGAAGCCCCACCACCTCACCGATGCCGTCGCCGCCCTCGACCTGCAGCTGACCGACGACGAGGTCGCCCGGCTCGAGAGCCCCTACGTGACGCAGCCGCCGTTCTGGTGGTGA
- a CDS encoding carboxylesterase, giving the protein MTTAGPAARRRLLAAAGIVVASAAVVAGALAAVGGWPGASDLPRDLAGAPVQADVPAPAASADAATSVDSGLGRFRAPSVGLDVPLGAVDVVGGVVDPPGFSSAYRVRDLGVAPEDAARGTVFVVMHSIRGGGTGPGDLLIDDRAGSASVAPGAVIEVAGVDYAVGSSRAVPKGELPNDAEVWADTPGRLVVITCLQRPDGSPSRDDMVIEATRA; this is encoded by the coding sequence GTGACGACGGCTGGCCCGGCGGCCCGGCGGCGGCTCCTCGCCGCCGCCGGGATCGTCGTCGCGTCCGCGGCCGTCGTCGCGGGCGCGCTGGCCGCGGTCGGCGGGTGGCCGGGCGCGTCCGACCTCCCGCGCGACCTCGCCGGCGCCCCGGTGCAGGCCGACGTGCCTGCTCCCGCGGCGAGCGCCGACGCGGCCACGTCCGTCGACTCCGGCCTCGGCCGGTTCCGCGCCCCCTCGGTCGGGCTCGACGTGCCGCTCGGCGCGGTCGACGTGGTCGGCGGCGTCGTGGATCCCCCGGGCTTCTCCTCCGCGTACCGCGTGCGCGACCTCGGCGTCGCGCCCGAGGACGCGGCGAGGGGCACGGTCTTCGTCGTGATGCACTCGATCCGCGGCGGCGGCACCGGTCCCGGCGACCTGCTCATCGACGACCGGGCGGGCAGCGCGAGCGTCGCCCCCGGCGCGGTGATCGAGGTGGCGGGCGTCGACTACGCCGTGGGATCCAGCCGCGCGGTGCCCAAGGGCGAGCTCCCCAACGACGCCGAGGTCTGGGCCGACACCCCGGGCCGCCTCGTCGTCATCACGTGCCTCCAGCGCCCGGACGGCAGCCCGTCGCGCGACGACATGGTGATCGAGGCCACGCGCGCCTGA
- a CDS encoding GNAT family N-acetyltransferase: protein MSESPTPPHDGTSSPAAHPAVTIRPARAEDMRQVAQLRWRWSVEESGTAPVTDEAGYLAATAAFAAAHARTHRCVVAEADGEVVGMGWLALTDRPPTPDDLSRVSGDVQSVYVLPALRGSGTGARLVAALLDDARARGCRYVRVHSSARALNLYARAGFAVDETYRVVRL from the coding sequence ATGAGCGAGTCGCCCACCCCGCCGCACGACGGGACCTCATCGCCTGCCGCGCACCCCGCCGTCACGATCCGCCCCGCCCGCGCCGAGGACATGCGGCAGGTCGCGCAGCTGCGCTGGCGGTGGAGCGTCGAGGAGTCCGGGACGGCGCCCGTGACCGACGAGGCCGGCTACCTCGCCGCGACCGCCGCCTTCGCCGCGGCCCACGCCCGCACGCACCGGTGCGTCGTCGCCGAGGCGGACGGCGAGGTCGTGGGGATGGGCTGGCTCGCCCTCACGGATCGCCCGCCGACGCCGGACGACCTGAGCCGGGTCTCCGGCGACGTCCAGTCGGTCTACGTCCTGCCGGCGCTGCGCGGATCGGGGACGGGCGCGCGGCTCGTGGCGGCGCTGCTCGACGACGCCCGGGCGCGGGGCTGCCGGTACGTCCGCGTGCACTCCAGCGCCCGGGCGCTGAACCTCTACGCGCGCGCGGGGTTCGCGGTCGACGAGACGTACCGCGTCGTCCGCCTCTGA
- a CDS encoding tyrosine-protein phosphatase, which translates to MTIPPARRAAPARIGALTAAAAAVVLSVGIGAPAAHAAADPALQPAPTARDHLITDVPGLVNGRELGAYTGVDGRTVAASRLIRTESLDKITAAGAATLASAHHVDLVIDLRTPGQIQAKPDVPIPGAKTVAISMFGADGDYPDDTVMYRDLIDKGHVDAQDPGVMISAYRSILQAIASHTGNGTILIHCSHGMDRTGTVIDLLDRILGVGSSDILHDYLLSNTQLGVDWAKPALLQGTFEAGIASRYAGMDSYIRTTLGVDDQEVSALRAQLLVSDDAAAASIAVGGVTVPLGDAAGPAGAVVLVGLPALAAGDVRVTTADGSATSSVAVDGRTVTVTVTAADGRTTRTYRITAGLAEIALPTGSAPTAGGTVAIRAADLTPGATYRVVLHSTPTDVGSVTAASDGTAAGTVTIPAGTDPGTHTLTLVDAQGRAVSDPATITVSAAAVSAVSAVTATATGARHAGPAVATGGTSVATDPWPGLALAALGLAGLVAIAGRTVARRRAALRRP; encoded by the coding sequence GTGACGATCCCCCCTGCCCGCCGTGCCGCCCCCGCGCGCATCGGCGCCCTCACCGCGGCGGCCGCCGCCGTGGTGCTCTCCGTCGGCATCGGCGCACCCGCCGCGCACGCCGCCGCCGACCCCGCGCTCCAGCCCGCGCCCACCGCGCGCGACCACCTCATCACCGACGTGCCCGGCCTCGTCAACGGCCGCGAGCTCGGCGCGTACACCGGCGTCGACGGGCGCACCGTCGCCGCGAGCCGCCTGATCCGCACGGAGTCGCTCGACAAGATCACCGCGGCCGGCGCCGCGACGCTCGCGAGCGCGCACCACGTCGACCTGGTGATCGACCTGCGCACGCCCGGCCAGATCCAGGCCAAGCCCGACGTCCCGATCCCCGGCGCGAAGACGGTCGCCATCTCGATGTTCGGCGCCGACGGCGACTACCCGGACGACACCGTCATGTACCGCGACCTCATCGACAAGGGCCACGTCGACGCCCAGGACCCGGGCGTCATGATCAGCGCGTACCGCAGCATCCTGCAGGCCATCGCGTCGCACACCGGCAACGGCACGATCCTCATCCACTGCTCGCACGGCATGGACCGCACGGGCACCGTCATCGACCTGCTCGACCGGATCCTCGGCGTCGGCAGCTCCGACATCCTCCACGACTACCTGCTCTCGAACACGCAGCTCGGCGTCGACTGGGCCAAGCCCGCGCTCCTCCAGGGCACGTTCGAGGCCGGCATCGCGTCGCGCTACGCGGGGATGGACTCCTACATCCGCACCACGCTCGGCGTCGACGACCAGGAGGTCAGCGCCCTCCGCGCGCAGCTCCTCGTCTCGGACGACGCGGCAGCCGCCTCCATCGCCGTGGGCGGCGTGACCGTGCCGCTCGGCGACGCGGCCGGACCCGCGGGGGCCGTCGTGCTCGTCGGCCTCCCCGCCCTCGCGGCCGGCGACGTCCGGGTGACCACCGCGGACGGATCCGCCACGTCGTCCGTCGCGGTCGACGGCCGCACGGTCACCGTCACGGTGACCGCGGCGGACGGGCGCACGACACGCACGTACCGGATCACGGCCGGGCTCGCGGAGATCGCGCTGCCGACGGGATCCGCGCCGACCGCGGGCGGCACCGTCGCGATCCGCGCCGCCGACCTCACCCCGGGCGCGACCTACCGCGTGGTCCTGCACTCGACGCCGACCGACGTCGGCTCCGTCACCGCGGCCTCCGACGGCACCGCCGCGGGCACCGTCACGATCCCCGCGGGCACCGACCCCGGCACGCACACGCTGACCCTCGTGGACGCGCAGGGCCGGGCGGTCTCGGATCCCGCGACCATCACCGTGAGCGCCGCGGCCGTCTCGGCCGTCTCGGCCGTCACGGCGACGGCGACCGGCGCGCGCCACGCGGGCCCCGCGGTCGCGACCGGCGGCACGTCCGTCGCCACCGACCCGTGGCCGGGCCTCGCGCTCGCCGCCCTCGGGCTCGCGGGCCTCGTCGCGATCGCGGGCCGCACGGTCGCGCGCCGTCGCGCCGCGCTGCGCAGGCCGTGA
- a CDS encoding NAD(P)H-dependent oxidoreductase has translation MTALIVTAHPDPDSLTHDVARRLASALVSGGSGVTTAHLAQEGFDPVFGMADRRAYAGDGSAPADVVAEQARLDAVDHVVLAFPVWWWSMPALLKGWIDRTFIAGWAFGIDDDGRIEKRLQRLTVHLVPVSGTSRESFARHGYLTSFETQVGHGILDYCGARRGATAFVHDSESGDQDAVRAEAERAVAEVVAAITAG, from the coding sequence ATGACCGCGCTCATCGTCACGGCCCACCCCGATCCCGACTCCCTCACCCACGACGTCGCCCGCCGGCTCGCGTCCGCCCTCGTCTCCGGCGGGTCCGGGGTCACGACCGCGCACCTCGCCCAGGAGGGCTTCGACCCGGTGTTCGGCATGGCCGACCGGCGCGCGTACGCCGGCGACGGGTCCGCGCCCGCGGACGTCGTCGCCGAGCAGGCGCGGCTCGACGCCGTGGATCACGTCGTGCTCGCCTTCCCCGTGTGGTGGTGGTCGATGCCCGCGCTGCTGAAGGGCTGGATCGACCGGACGTTCATCGCCGGCTGGGCCTTCGGCATCGACGACGACGGCCGCATCGAGAAGCGGCTGCAGCGCCTCACCGTGCACCTCGTGCCCGTCTCCGGCACGAGCCGCGAGTCGTTCGCGCGGCACGGCTACCTCACGTCGTTCGAGACGCAGGTCGGGCACGGGATCCTCGACTACTGCGGCGCGCGCCGGGGTGCGACCGCGTTCGTGCACGACTCCGAGTCCGGCGATCAGGACGCCGTGCGCGCCGAGGCGGAGCGGGCGGTCGCGGAGGTCGTCGCGGCGATCACGGCCGGGTGA
- a CDS encoding nuclear transport factor 2 family protein produces MIYSRIVEAKVRSVFDRINAGDHMAMVDGLGDPFSYRFHGDHALGGRRSSRDAMIRWWRRVISVLPGVRFTIHDVIVRGGPGNTRIAVRATVTGPLPNGETYVNTVFPFMTLRWGAVTDVETVEDLQVLAHALDVVAASGDAEAAAAPISG; encoded by the coding sequence ATGATCTACTCGCGCATCGTCGAGGCGAAGGTCCGGTCGGTGTTCGACCGGATCAACGCCGGCGACCACATGGCGATGGTCGACGGGCTGGGCGACCCCTTCAGCTACCGCTTCCACGGCGATCACGCTCTCGGCGGTCGACGATCGTCCCGAGACGCGATGATCCGTTGGTGGCGACGTGTCATCAGCGTTCTGCCGGGCGTCCGGTTCACGATCCACGACGTCATCGTGCGGGGAGGCCCCGGGAACACCCGCATCGCCGTGCGGGCCACCGTGACGGGGCCGCTGCCGAACGGCGAGACCTACGTGAACACGGTCTTCCCGTTCATGACGCTGAGGTGGGGCGCGGTCACCGATGTCGAGACGGTCGAGGATCTCCAGGTGCTCGCTCATGCCCTCGATGTCGTCGCCGCGAGCGGCGATGCCGAAGCCGCGGCGGCGCCCATATCCGGCTAG